The following are from one region of the Macaca thibetana thibetana isolate TM-01 chromosome 2, ASM2454274v1, whole genome shotgun sequence genome:
- the ACAA1 gene encoding 3-ketoacyl-CoA thiolase, peroxisomal isoform X4 has translation MACGVESMSLADRGNPGNITSRLMEKEKARDCLIPMGITSENVAERFGISREKQDTFALASQQKAARAQSKGCFQAEIVPVTTTVHDDKGTKRSITVTQDEGIRPSTTMEGLAKLKPAFKKDGSTTAGNSSQVSDGAAAILLARRSKAEELGLPILGVLRSYAVVGVPPDIMGIGPAYAIPIALQKAGLTVSDVDIFEINEAFASQAAYCVEKLRLPSEKVNPLGGAVALGHPLGCTGARQVITLLNELKRRGKRAYGVVSMCIGTGMGAAAVFEYPGN, from the exons ATGGCCTGTgg gGTGGAGTCCATGTCCCTGGCTGACAGAGGGAACCCTGGAAATATTACTTCACGCTTGATGGAGAAGGAGAAGGCCAGAGATTGCCTGATTCCTATGGG GATAACCTCTGAGAATGTGGCTGAGCGGTTTGGCATTTCACGGGAGAAGCAGGATACCTTTGCTCTGGCTTCCCAGCAGAA GGCAGCAAGAGCCCAGAGCAAGGGCTGTTTccaagctgagattgtgccagtgacCACCACGGTCCATGATGACAAGGGCACCAAGAGGAGCATCACTGTGACCCAGGATGAGGGTATCCGCCCCAGCACCACCATGGAGGGCCTGGCCAAACTGAAGCCTGCCTTCAAGAAGGACGGTTCTACCACAGCTG GAAACTCTAGCCAAGTGAGTGATGGGGCGGCTGCCATCCTGCTGGCCCGGAGGTCCAAGGCAGAAGAGTTGGGCCTTCCCATCCTTGGGGTCCTGAGGTCCTATGCAGTGGTTGGGGTCCCACCTGACATCATGGGCATCGGACCTGCCTACGCCATCCCCATAGCTTTGCAAAAAGCAG GGCTGACAGTGAGTGACGTGGACATCTTTGAGATCAATGAGGCCTTTGCAAGCCAG GCTGCCTACTGTGTGGAGAAGCTACGACTCCCCTCTGAGAAGGTGAACCCTCTGGGCGGTGCAGTGGCCTTAGGGCACCCATTGGGCTGCACTGGGGCACGACAGGTCATCACGCTGCTCAACGAGCTGAAGCGCCGTGGGAAGAG GGCATACGGAGTGGTGTCCATGTGCATCGGAACTGGAATGGGAGCCGCTGCTGTCTTTGAATACCCTGGGAACTGA